One Prolixibacteraceae bacterium DNA segment encodes these proteins:
- a CDS encoding WYL domain-containing protein, giving the protein MSSNKHANIRYNVLDRCFRDYKRKYFWQDLLKECNKELELENGCEGIKRRQLLADIKFMESEQGWNIPLARFREDRKVYYRYSDMDFSIAKRDLNPSEITQLGEILTVLSRFKGMPKTNWLEELKVRLEDTFLVKSSSKESVSFDENEHLRGLDYFGDLFQAISREHVLSVLYREYEKAEVEKLEVHPWFLKQYNNRWFLLGYVKNKDRMWNLPLDRILSYERIEVPYITNESISMSDYYKNVVGVTVYKDAPVEHIVAKVNMKSWNYIESKPIHSSQKLLKCNGDYVLFSLDVSLNYEVRQHLFYYMDSLELLEPAFLREEFKERIDKMHDSYHGEVDL; this is encoded by the coding sequence ATGTCTTCAAATAAACATGCAAACATTAGATACAATGTACTTGATCGTTGTTTTCGAGATTATAAAAGAAAATACTTTTGGCAAGATCTTTTAAAAGAATGCAATAAAGAACTTGAACTTGAAAATGGGTGCGAGGGAATAAAGAGACGACAGCTATTAGCTGATATTAAATTTATGGAGAGTGAGCAGGGATGGAATATACCTCTCGCAAGATTTCGTGAAGATCGAAAAGTTTATTATCGTTATAGTGATATGGATTTTTCGATCGCAAAAAGAGATCTGAATCCTTCAGAGATTACGCAATTAGGAGAGATCTTAACGGTTCTTTCTCGTTTTAAGGGAATGCCAAAAACCAATTGGCTTGAAGAGCTGAAGGTGAGGCTTGAAGATACTTTTCTCGTTAAAAGTTCATCCAAAGAATCTGTCTCTTTTGATGAAAATGAACATTTGCGAGGATTAGACTATTTTGGGGATCTTTTTCAAGCTATATCAAGAGAACATGTTCTAAGTGTTCTATATCGAGAATATGAAAAGGCAGAGGTCGAAAAACTGGAGGTTCATCCATGGTTTCTCAAGCAGTATAATAATAGGTGGTTTCTTTTAGGCTACGTAAAGAATAAAGATAGAATGTGGAATTTACCACTCGACCGTATCTTGTCTTATGAGAGAATTGAAGTTCCTTATATAACAAATGAATCGATCTCCATGTCAGATTATTATAAGAATGTTGTTGGAGTTACAGTTTATAAAGATGCACCTGTAGAGCATATTGTTGCGAAGGTAAATATGAAATCATGGAATTATATAGAGAGTAAACCAATACACTCTTCACAAAAGTTACTCAAATGTAATGGTGATTATGTGTTATTCTCATTGGATGTTAGCTTAAACTATGAAGTACGACAACATCTTTTCTACTATATGGATAGCCTTGAGTTATTGGAACCCGCTTTCCTTAGAGAAGAGTTTAAAGAGAGAATAGATAAAATGCATGATTCATACCATGGAGAGGTTGATCTATAA
- a CDS encoding formate/nitrite transporter family protein, translated as MGDILSPEEIVGVVRTTAKKKADYSIKKILILSFLAGAYISFGSLFAIIVAGGTPGLNDDYVGLQKLLLGATFPVGLIMVVIAGAELFTGNTAYFMPNVIDGVQGVRPMFRNWFWVYLGNFIGAIFVAYFLTYLTEVVAHKPWLDMVHKIAIGKTSNPFYKTFLKGIGANWLVCLAMWLGMASKSATGKILGIWWPVMAFVTIGFEHSIANMYFIPLSIFHGSSITWSDFIVHNLIPATLGNIVGGLLFVGTLYGVVFAKK; from the coding sequence ATGGGGGATATTCTATCACCAGAAGAAATTGTGGGAGTTGTGAGAACCACTGCCAAAAAAAAAGCTGACTATAGCATTAAAAAAATATTAATACTTAGTTTTCTTGCCGGAGCTTATATCTCATTTGGTAGCTTATTTGCTATCATTGTTGCCGGAGGCACTCCTGGTTTGAATGATGATTATGTCGGTTTGCAAAAATTGCTTTTAGGGGCGACTTTCCCCGTGGGATTGATTATGGTTGTAATTGCTGGAGCGGAGTTGTTTACGGGGAATACTGCCTATTTTATGCCTAATGTTATAGATGGAGTACAGGGGGTACGTCCTATGTTTCGTAATTGGTTTTGGGTATATTTAGGCAATTTTATTGGTGCTATATTTGTCGCCTATTTCTTAACCTATTTAACTGAAGTGGTTGCACATAAGCCTTGGTTGGATATGGTGCACAAAATTGCTATTGGGAAAACCTCTAACCCTTTTTATAAGACCTTTCTAAAGGGGATAGGAGCAAATTGGCTTGTATGTTTAGCTATGTGGCTTGGAATGGCTTCTAAGAGTGCTACGGGTAAGATCTTAGGAATTTGGTGGCCTGTGATGGCATTCGTTACGATTGGTTTTGAGCATAGTATCGCAAATATGTACTTCATTCCTCTTTCCATTTTTCATGGATCCTCTATCACTTGGAGTGATTTTATAGTACATAATTTGATTCCTGCAACTTTGGGAAACATTGTTGGTGGATTACTCTTTGTGGGAACTCTTTATGGAGTCGTATTTGCGAAGAAGTAA
- a CDS encoding pirin family protein, translating to MGKESAVLNIQDLEESTRIQDPFIICSHFKEIFPSGTSGMQPSVGNLLDKENVCPMMNGRQFPGFPVHPHYGFEIITILEEGIIDHFDSKGVYGRFGSGDVHWLSSGNGIQHSEMFPLLSTAPNYFEMFQIWLNLDSIKKRSSPSSQMFWKEEIPLVICYDYKGRQSKIKILAGNYRGHKALLVPGNSWAASPDHHVNIWCIELAPKASFCIPKELDYVSRSIIFYRGMLLSVDDCLASSGSIVDLDHSKDIILQNGAERSYLLFLQGSPINENICQLGPFVSHSEETLSHVLVNYQIDNFWGGPWGSSEPVNDRHCSRFISVAEKCRKVNG from the coding sequence ATGGGTAAAGAATCTGCAGTATTGAATATTCAAGATCTTGAAGAATCAACAAGAATTCAGGATCCTTTTATAATTTGTAGTCATTTTAAAGAAATATTCCCTTCAGGAACGTCGGGAATGCAACCTTCAGTTGGCAATCTTTTAGATAAAGAAAATGTTTGTCCTATGATGAATGGTCGTCAATTCCCTGGTTTTCCTGTTCATCCTCATTATGGATTTGAAATTATTACGATCCTCGAAGAGGGGATAATAGATCATTTTGATTCGAAAGGAGTGTATGGACGTTTTGGTTCCGGAGATGTTCATTGGTTATCTTCAGGTAATGGTATTCAGCATTCAGAGATGTTTCCACTTCTTTCAACTGCTCCAAATTATTTTGAGATGTTTCAGATTTGGTTGAATCTTGATTCAATCAAGAAACGTTCGTCACCTAGCTCCCAAATGTTTTGGAAAGAAGAGATCCCATTAGTAATTTGTTATGATTATAAGGGGAGACAGTCAAAAATTAAGATATTAGCGGGGAATTACAGAGGTCACAAAGCATTGTTGGTACCCGGAAATTCTTGGGCTGCGTCACCTGATCACCATGTAAATATATGGTGTATAGAACTGGCTCCTAAGGCGAGTTTCTGTATTCCTAAAGAGTTGGACTATGTTTCTCGTTCAATTATATTTTATCGAGGGATGCTATTAAGCGTAGATGACTGTTTGGCCTCTTCTGGAAGTATCGTTGACTTAGATCATAGTAAAGATATAATACTTCAAAATGGCGCTGAAAGAAGTTATTTATTATTTCTTCAGGGGAGTCCAATAAATGAAAATATTTGTCAACTTGGTCCTTTTGTCTCTCATTCAGAAGAAACTTTGTCTCATGTTTTAGTTAATTATCAAATAGATAATTTTTGGGGGGGGCCTTGGGGCTCCTCTGAACCTGTAAATGATAGACATTGTAGTCGATTTATTTCGGTTGCAGAAAAGTGTCGAAAAGTAAATGGATAA
- a CDS encoding dinitrogenase iron-molybdenum cofactor biosynthesis protein, with amino-acid sequence MKIVVTSMADSATAQFDRRFGRASWFCLFDTETEEQRFIENEKRDASNGAGLNAASIFGELGVTKVISGDFGPKAKELLNKFEIQMVTIDEVDVTIDQIIEKVRK; translated from the coding sequence ATGAAAATAGTAGTTACATCTATGGCAGATAGTGCGACAGCACAATTTGATAGACGTTTTGGGAGAGCTTCCTGGTTTTGTCTTTTTGATACCGAAACAGAGGAACAGCGCTTTATTGAGAATGAGAAACGAGATGCTTCAAATGGTGCTGGATTAAATGCAGCGTCAATTTTTGGTGAACTAGGAGTAACCAAAGTGATTTCTGGTGATTTTGGTCCAAAAGCGAAAGAGTTGTTGAATAAATTTGAGATTCAAATGGTTACGATCGATGAAGTTGATGTGACTATAGATCAGATAATTGAAAAGGTAAGAAAATAG
- a CDS encoding LytTR family DNA-binding domain-containing protein, with product MKIQCLIVDDESLALDIIEQYIERIDTLQLVAKCQSAIEALDHLNNHKIDLLFLDIQMPGLTGIQLLRNISNPPPVIFTTAYSEYALESYDLEALDYLIKPIPFERFIKAINKYYKLKLPTRDSIRTPVQQEVKEKPFIFVKSDKRMVKIMLHEICYIESIRNTVSIYLTNKKVIITAMTISNIGEKLPEVEFLRVHRSFIVSISKIESYATANIKIENQWIPIGRNYKTEVLSVLQNHSIE from the coding sequence ATGAAGATTCAATGTTTAATCGTTGATGATGAATCTCTCGCGTTAGATATAATAGAACAATATATCGAAAGGATTGATACGCTTCAACTAGTCGCAAAATGTCAAAGTGCGATCGAAGCTTTAGACCATCTCAACAATCATAAAATTGATCTTTTATTTCTAGATATTCAAATGCCTGGATTAACAGGAATACAACTACTTCGTAACATTTCGAATCCACCACCAGTTATCTTTACAACTGCATATTCCGAATATGCACTTGAAAGCTATGACCTAGAGGCACTAGACTATCTTATAAAGCCTATTCCATTTGAACGATTTATCAAAGCAATAAACAAATATTACAAGCTAAAATTACCTACTCGAGATTCGATTAGGACACCTGTTCAACAAGAGGTAAAAGAAAAACCATTTATCTTCGTCAAATCAGACAAGAGGATGGTAAAAATAATGCTACATGAGATATGCTACATTGAAAGTATTAGAAATACGGTTTCCATCTATTTAACGAACAAAAAAGTAATTATTACGGCAATGACAATTAGTAATATTGGAGAAAAACTACCAGAAGTAGAGTTCTTAAGAGTTCACCGCTCATTTATTGTGTCTATATCCAAAATAGAGAGTTATGCGACTGCAAATATTAAGATCGAGAATCAATGGATCCCTATCGGAAGAAATTATAAAACAGAAGTCCTATCAGTACTCCAAAACCATAGCATTGAATAG
- a CDS encoding ATP-binding protein → MKEITVLSGKGGAGKTSVTAALASLFCNAVFCDNDVDASDLHLIFSPQKSQVNEFIHGWNMLVDPLICDGCGICENLCRFDAISVNIFGKAEVNNIKCEGCRLCERSCPSNALMPTPNRENCWYLSSTRFGPFISAEMGVAEDNSGKLVSYIRNKAEIYAKESNADYIINDGPPGIGCPTIASITGTDVVLVVIEPTVSGWHDALRVLDLVRKWGIKVYAVINKGGLNISLQDEISVKLLEIGVPLLSIIPWSKDFVEAMKLGQNVMEYSHDTMLKRSIEIIYQELKLE, encoded by the coding sequence ATGAAGGAAATAACTGTTTTGAGTGGAAAGGGTGGTGCTGGAAAAACTTCAGTAACAGCAGCTTTGGCTTCGCTATTTTGTAATGCTGTTTTTTGTGATAATGATGTGGATGCTTCTGATTTACATTTAATCTTTTCTCCACAAAAGAGTCAAGTAAATGAATTTATTCATGGGTGGAATATGTTGGTAGATCCTCTTATCTGTGATGGATGTGGAATATGCGAGAATTTGTGCCGATTTGATGCAATATCTGTTAATATATTTGGAAAAGCAGAGGTTAATAATATAAAATGCGAAGGTTGTCGTCTCTGTGAACGATCTTGTCCGTCTAATGCACTAATGCCTACACCTAATAGAGAAAACTGTTGGTATCTTTCGTCTACTAGGTTTGGTCCATTTATCAGTGCGGAAATGGGGGTTGCAGAGGATAATTCAGGGAAGTTGGTCTCTTATATTAGAAATAAAGCCGAAATTTATGCAAAAGAGTCCAATGCTGATTACATAATTAATGATGGACCTCCAGGGATCGGATGCCCAACAATCGCTTCGATTACAGGTACAGATGTTGTGTTGGTTGTAATAGAGCCCACTGTTTCTGGATGGCACGATGCTCTTAGGGTTCTTGATTTAGTTCGTAAATGGGGAATTAAGGTTTATGCAGTAATCAATAAAGGCGGTTTAAATATCTCTCTTCAAGATGAAATTAGTGTAAAATTATTAGAGATAGGTGTCCCGTTATTGTCTATTATACCATGGTCTAAGGATTTTGTTGAAGCAATGAAATTAGGACAGAATGTAATGGAGTATTCTCATGATACAATGCTTAAAAGATCTATCGAGATTATTTATCAAGAACTTAAATTAGAGTAA
- a CDS encoding histidine kinase, giving the protein MQILKPDNNIITSLINNRWLQHLLYWTVYVSFFAYAWGTYDADYLKTIAVELINLPNKIILVYTVIYILYPQFLYKGYIWRFLATFILVVMLSAVLQRIVDNLFIIDHFFPYWEKTDTFSFSVLIQTAINLGPVLALPMTIKLMEYIAKVQQNEQMLTKEKLEAELVFLRNQVQPHFLFNTLNSLYALILKKSDRSLEVVLKLSTLLRYMLYETNATRVDLRKEIKSIQDYIDLEKIRYGDRVEVSLHYWGEVEKIQIAPMLILPFIENSFKHSTKGLSNKAWITMEIGVKENLFTMRIENSIPSDSSDTKSIVGGIGLQNVQRRLSLLYPDRHTLKVTSDNVSYSVILKIKMI; this is encoded by the coding sequence ATGCAGATTTTAAAGCCCGATAATAACATCATCACATCTCTGATTAATAATAGATGGCTACAACATTTATTATATTGGACTGTCTATGTATCTTTCTTCGCATATGCATGGGGTACTTATGATGCCGATTACCTCAAAACCATCGCTGTTGAACTAATAAATCTTCCCAATAAAATAATATTGGTCTATACAGTCATATATATATTGTACCCTCAATTTCTATATAAAGGGTATATTTGGCGATTTCTTGCCACATTTATACTTGTGGTAATGTTAAGTGCTGTATTACAGAGAATCGTTGACAATCTTTTCATTATAGACCATTTCTTCCCCTATTGGGAGAAAACAGACACCTTTTCATTCTCGGTTTTAATACAAACCGCGATTAACCTAGGACCTGTATTAGCGCTTCCAATGACCATTAAACTAATGGAATATATTGCTAAGGTTCAACAAAATGAACAGATGCTAACCAAAGAAAAACTAGAAGCAGAACTTGTTTTTCTGCGAAATCAAGTACAGCCACACTTTCTTTTTAATACGCTCAACAGCCTCTATGCCTTAATATTAAAAAAGTCAGATAGATCTCTTGAGGTCGTTCTTAAACTTTCAACCCTTTTAAGGTACATGCTTTACGAAACAAATGCAACTCGAGTTGACCTTCGTAAAGAGATTAAAAGCATTCAAGACTATATTGATCTAGAAAAAATCAGATATGGAGATCGAGTTGAGGTAAGCCTGCATTATTGGGGTGAAGTTGAAAAAATTCAAATTGCACCAATGCTCATCCTTCCATTTATTGAAAACAGCTTTAAACATAGTACCAAAGGACTTAGTAATAAGGCTTGGATTACAATGGAGATTGGAGTAAAAGAGAACCTATTTACAATGCGTATCGAAAATAGCATTCCTTCTGACAGTAGTGACACGAAATCAATCGTGGGAGGAATTGGTTTGCAAAATGTACAAAGAAGACTATCTTTATTATATCCAGATAGACATACTCTAAAGGTGACTTCTGATAATGTATCTTACTCAGTTATACTTAAAATCAAAATGATATGA
- a CDS encoding glycoside hydrolase family 13 protein: MKRLILSFVSMLIIGTSGFAAKYKVDHLEPMFWWTGMKSPKLELLVHGENISDLRPTINYPGVTLESVSSVENPNYLFINLIIAKETKAGSFDIQFKHGKKTILTYRYELKSRRKGSALRESYTSKDVMYLITPDRFVNGDPSNDNVKGLTEKSDRANKDGRHGGDIQGIINSLDYLADMGFTSIWVNPMLEDNEPSVTYHGYAITDFYHIDKRYGSNEDYVRLSKEAKSRGIGLIMDVVLNHCASEHWWMKDLPSKDWINFKGKFSQCSHVRTTVEDRYASKEDKKQFSDGWFVESMPDMNQRNPFLATYLTQNVIWWIEYADLEGLRIDTYPYSDKTFLSKWSKRITDEYPNINIVGEEWSTNPAIVSYWQRGKNNTDGYVSSMPSMMDFPLNTALINGLKKKENWDSGFINLYETLANDFQYPNPGNLVIFPDNHDMARIYDQLDRDFNLYKMAIAYVLTMRGVPQIYYGTEILAKSEHGGDHGYLRIDFPGGWEGDAKNAFTGKGLSKDEAAAQKFMKTLLNWRKNNSIIANGKLMHYAPQNGTYVYFRYTKKGKVMVIMNKNSDVSSLDTSRFHEMIQPGDSANDILTGETVTFEDKIQIPSRSVKIYELD; encoded by the coding sequence ATGAAACGATTGATATTAAGTTTTGTTTCAATGCTCATCATTGGAACTTCTGGTTTTGCTGCCAAATATAAGGTAGATCATTTAGAACCCATGTTTTGGTGGACTGGAATGAAAAGTCCGAAGCTTGAATTGTTAGTTCATGGTGAAAATATATCAGACTTGAGACCAACGATTAACTACCCTGGTGTTACATTGGAAAGTGTGAGTTCTGTGGAGAATCCAAATTATCTTTTCATTAACCTTATTATAGCGAAAGAGACAAAGGCAGGTTCTTTTGATATTCAATTTAAGCACGGAAAGAAAACGATCCTAACTTATCGATATGAGTTGAAGTCTCGTCGTAAGGGTTCTGCTCTACGAGAAAGTTACACTTCAAAAGATGTCATGTATTTAATAACACCTGATCGATTTGTAAATGGTGATCCTTCTAATGATAACGTGAAAGGGCTTACTGAGAAAAGTGATAGAGCTAATAAAGATGGCCGTCATGGAGGGGATATTCAGGGGATCATTAATAGCTTAGATTATTTAGCTGATATGGGCTTTACCTCAATTTGGGTTAATCCAATGTTAGAGGATAATGAACCTTCGGTAACTTACCATGGTTATGCAATCACCGATTTTTATCACATAGATAAGCGTTATGGTTCAAATGAAGATTACGTTCGATTGTCAAAAGAGGCTAAGTCTAGAGGTATTGGTCTGATTATGGATGTCGTTTTGAATCATTGTGCATCAGAGCATTGGTGGATGAAAGATCTTCCCTCTAAGGATTGGATTAATTTTAAAGGAAAATTTTCTCAATGTTCTCATGTTAGAACTACAGTAGAAGATAGATATGCATCAAAAGAGGATAAAAAACAGTTCTCTGATGGATGGTTTGTGGAAAGCATGCCAGATATGAATCAAAGAAATCCATTCTTAGCAACATATTTAACCCAAAATGTGATTTGGTGGATTGAATATGCTGATTTAGAGGGATTACGCATTGATACTTATCCTTATTCTGATAAAACATTCTTATCTAAATGGTCAAAAAGAATTACGGATGAATATCCAAACATCAATATAGTGGGAGAAGAGTGGTCAACGAATCCAGCAATTGTATCTTACTGGCAAAGAGGGAAAAATAATACTGATGGTTATGTTTCTAGCATGCCTAGTATGATGGACTTTCCATTAAACACAGCATTAATAAATGGTTTAAAGAAAAAAGAAAATTGGGATTCAGGTTTCATAAATCTTTATGAGACCCTTGCTAATGACTTTCAGTATCCTAATCCTGGAAATCTAGTTATTTTTCCTGATAACCATGATATGGCTAGAATTTATGATCAGTTAGATCGTGATTTTAATCTGTATAAGATGGCTATTGCATATGTGTTGACAATGAGAGGAGTCCCTCAGATTTATTATGGTACAGAGATACTTGCTAAATCAGAACATGGTGGGGATCATGGTTACCTTCGAATTGATTTTCCCGGTGGCTGGGAAGGTGATGCAAAAAATGCATTTACTGGTAAGGGGCTTAGTAAAGACGAGGCAGCTGCTCAGAAGTTTATGAAGACTTTGTTAAATTGGAGAAAGAATAATTCAATCATTGCTAATGGGAAACTAATGCATTATGCGCCACAAAATGGGACATATGTTTATTTTAGGTATACCAAAAAAGGCAAAGTGATGGTGATCATGAATAAAAACAGTGATGTATCCTCATTAGATACTTCTAGATTTCATGAAATGATTCAACCAGGAGATAGTGCGAATGATATTCTTACAGGTGAAACAGTAACTTTTGAAGATAAGATACAAATCCCATCTAGGTCTGTGAAGATCTATGAATTAGATTAG
- a CDS encoding NifB/NifX family molybdenum-iron cluster-binding protein gives MRKKIALPIDEQGVLFVHFGHAPFFCFYEVENGIVVNKEKIVAPEHKPGYLPVWMGSHDVNVVITSGLGAKAKTLFNDKGIEVVTGVEVASAEEIIGLYLNENLIANGNGCTHKAGHTCDH, from the coding sequence ATGAGAAAAAAAATTGCTTTACCGATTGATGAACAAGGAGTTTTATTTGTTCATTTTGGACATGCCCCATTTTTCTGTTTTTATGAAGTGGAGAATGGGATTGTTGTAAATAAAGAAAAAATAGTAGCACCTGAACATAAACCGGGATATCTTCCCGTGTGGATGGGGTCACATGATGTAAATGTGGTGATAACCTCTGGTTTAGGAGCAAAGGCAAAAACTCTTTTTAATGATAAAGGTATCGAAGTTGTTACAGGGGTTGAAGTTGCATCTGCTGAAGAGATAATTGGTCTCTATTTAAATGAAAATCTTATTGCAAATGGTAATGGATGCACCCATAAAGCTGGGCATACATGTGACCATTGA
- a CDS encoding ATP-binding protein, with product MVGSYKIAVASGKGGVGKTALSLLLFKYLQEVVPEPVSLVDCDVEEPNVSLFLDDSNLVEQIDACQDIPQIDLNKCNFCKKCTEYCEFNAITMVAASKFVEVNKNLCHSCGACEYACSNHAIQFSPEPIGKLSYNRSAIGNFYEGRLKIGSVMQTRLIKLLKEWGPHEGVVVYDAPPGTSCPVVETLDESDFVILVGEPTPFGLHDMKLVIKVLELMNVPFGVVINKCDFGDEIMCNYLHDNSIEILGKIPYDQEFAKSYSEGRILESVPKYIENEVQKIAASIKFKRLYQ from the coding sequence ATGGTGGGTTCTTATAAAATCGCAGTTGCAAGTGGCAAAGGTGGGGTCGGTAAAACAGCACTTTCATTGTTGTTGTTTAAATATCTTCAAGAGGTTGTTCCTGAGCCTGTATCTTTAGTGGATTGTGATGTGGAAGAACCTAATGTTTCTCTTTTTTTAGATGATTCAAACCTTGTTGAGCAAATTGATGCTTGTCAAGATATTCCTCAGATTGATCTAAATAAATGCAATTTCTGCAAGAAATGTACTGAGTATTGTGAATTTAATGCAATAACAATGGTTGCTGCCTCAAAATTTGTTGAGGTCAATAAGAATCTGTGTCATAGTTGTGGCGCTTGTGAATATGCATGTTCTAACCATGCAATTCAATTTAGTCCTGAACCTATTGGAAAGTTATCGTATAATCGATCAGCTATCGGTAATTTCTATGAAGGAAGATTGAAAATAGGCTCAGTAATGCAAACACGTCTGATAAAATTATTAAAAGAGTGGGGGCCTCACGAAGGGGTTGTCGTATATGATGCACCTCCTGGAACAAGTTGTCCTGTGGTCGAAACATTAGATGAATCAGATTTTGTTATTCTAGTTGGTGAACCAACGCCTTTTGGCCTTCATGATATGAAATTGGTGATTAAAGTCTTAGAGTTGATGAATGTTCCTTTTGGGGTTGTGATAAATAAGTGTGACTTTGGGGATGAAATAATGTGTAATTATCTTCATGATAATAGTATTGAAATATTAGGTAAAATACCTTATGATCAGGAGTTCGCTAAATCATATTCAGAAGGAAGAATATTGGAATCAGTACCTAAATATATAGAAAATGAGGTCCAAAAGATTGCTGCTTCAATAAAATTTAAACGATTGTACCAATGA
- a CDS encoding DUF134 domain-containing protein, whose protein sequence is MARQRRLRKVVSPPNFKGYKPYGTSKMHSSSEEEFLYEEYEALKLADYDLLNHAEAAELMGISRATFARIYESARRKLARAFVETKDIRMIYGSAQMDEDWYICDNCLVRFSVTPKMSDKCCPMCNSEKISSVKI, encoded by the coding sequence ATGGCAAGACAGAGACGGTTAAGAAAAGTAGTTTCACCTCCAAATTTTAAAGGGTACAAACCATATGGGACAAGTAAAATGCACTCTTCTTCGGAAGAGGAGTTTTTATATGAAGAATATGAAGCCTTAAAGTTGGCTGACTATGACTTGCTAAATCATGCTGAAGCAGCTGAATTAATGGGGATTAGTCGTGCAACTTTTGCACGTATATATGAAAGTGCGCGACGTAAGTTGGCTCGTGCCTTTGTTGAGACTAAGGACATTCGTATGATTTATGGTAGTGCACAGATGGATGAAGATTGGTACATCTGTGATAACTGTTTGGTTCGTTTTAGTGTTACTCCTAAAATGAGTGACAAATGTTGTCCTATGTGTAATTCAGAAAAGATATCGTCAGTAAAGATTTAA
- a CDS encoding transposase, translating to MNNGILEGLNSIVQFAKKRARGFRKKRILSQ from the coding sequence ATTAACAATGGTATTTTAGAAGGCCTTAATTCTATTGTACAATTTGCAAAAAAAAGAGCGCGTGGATTCAGAAAAAAAAGAATTTTATCACAATGA
- a CDS encoding YibE/F family protein — MKLLDKHRFKSVIFPLFIAVITTLLYFLPSSFDKPENPYAARVKARVLAVNNDDILEVGIIKSGYQALQIIVEQGTFKGDTLQASNQLMGRMEFDKIFEPNQEALVVLNLDESLQKIISVNVIDHYRLGIEFWLMLLFFAFLLLFAGTVGLKAIISFAFTGMVIWKLLLPGFLMGYSPVFLSLTLVAVITTVIILLVAGINKRGLVALLGAISGILVTAVLSQIFGVLFQIHGAIKPFSETLLYSGFNHLDLTQIFLASIFISSSGAMMDIAMDIAVSQYEIVEIQPTITHKALIRSGFNIGRGVIGTMTTTLLLAYSGGFSALLMVFIAQGTPTINILNLNYVAGEILHTMIGSFGLVLVAPITAILGGMIFVKRH; from the coding sequence ATGAAATTACTAGACAAACATCGTTTCAAATCAGTAATTTTCCCCCTTTTTATAGCTGTGATTACTACATTGCTATATTTCCTTCCTTCCTCATTTGATAAACCAGAAAACCCCTATGCCGCGAGAGTCAAAGCACGTGTTTTGGCAGTGAATAATGATGATATTTTAGAAGTAGGGATAATCAAAAGTGGATATCAAGCACTTCAAATTATTGTTGAACAAGGGACTTTTAAAGGGGATACACTGCAAGCATCGAACCAGCTGATGGGACGTATGGAGTTTGATAAAATCTTCGAACCAAATCAAGAGGCTCTAGTTGTTCTAAATTTAGATGAATCTCTTCAAAAGATTATTTCAGTCAATGTCATTGATCATTACCGTTTAGGAATAGAGTTTTGGTTAATGTTGCTATTCTTTGCCTTTCTATTACTTTTCGCAGGAACAGTTGGCTTGAAAGCGATTATCTCTTTCGCATTTACGGGGATGGTGATATGGAAGTTATTATTGCCAGGATTTCTAATGGGGTACTCTCCAGTTTTTCTTTCGTTGACCCTTGTAGCAGTGATTACGACAGTGATAATATTACTGGTGGCAGGTATCAATAAACGAGGATTGGTTGCACTTTTAGGTGCCATATCGGGTATTCTTGTTACAGCAGTTCTTTCTCAGATATTTGGTGTTCTTTTTCAAATTCATGGAGCAATCAAGCCATTCTCTGAAACGTTATTATATTCAGGATTTAATCATTTGGACTTAACACAGATATTCTTAGCTAGTATTTTTATCTCATCATCAGGGGCAATGATGGATATTGCGATGGATATTGCAGTATCCCAGTATGAAATTGTTGAAATTCAACCTACTATAACTCATAAAGCATTGATTCGCTCAGGTTTTAATATTGGTAGAGGTGTGATCGGTACAATGACAACGACCCTTTTGCTCGCTTATTCTGGCGGATTTAGTGCTTTATTAATGGTCTTTATTGCTCAAGGTACTCCAACTATTAATATTTTAAATCTAAATTATGTGGCAGGTGAGATCTTACATACCATGATTGGTAGTTTTGGGTTGGTTCTTGTTGCACCAATTACTGCTATCTTAGGTGGCATGATCTTCGTAAAAAGACATTAA